One part of the Sus scrofa isolate TJ Tabasco breed Duroc unplaced genomic scaffold, Sscrofa11.1 Contig799, whole genome shotgun sequence genome encodes these proteins:
- the LOC110259100 gene encoding olfactory receptor 7A17-like, with the protein LSFVDICFTSTTIPKMLWDIQTQCKVITYEGCLTQIYFYILFGGLDDLLLSVMAYDRFVAICHPLRYMSIMNPGLCRLLVLLSWITMAMYSLLHGLMVLRLSFCPDLEIPHFFCELNQVVQLASSDTFLNNLVMCFAALLMSIGPFSGILYSYSKIFACIHGISSAQGKYKAFSTCVPHLSAVLLFCCTVLGVYVSSSATHNSHSSAIASVMYTVIIPMLNPFIYSLRNKDIKSALRRFYLMP; encoded by the coding sequence ctgtcctttgtagacatctgtttcacctccaccaccattcCAAAGATGTTGTGGGACATACAGACCCAGTGCAAAGTCATAACCTATGAAGGCTGCCTCACCCagatatatttttacatactGTTTGGAGGTTTAGATGATCTTCTCCTGagtgtgatggcctatgacaggtttgtggccatctgccacccactGCGTTACATGAGCATAATGAACCCTGGACTCTGTAGACTGTTGGTTCTGCTGTCGTGGATAACGATGGCCATGTATTCCTTGTTACATGGCTTAATGGTGTTGCGATTGTCCTTCTGTCCAGATTTGGAAatcccccactttttctgtgaactcaatcaGGTGGTACAACTTGCCAGTTCTGACACATTTCTCAATAACCTGGTGATGTGTTTTGCAGCTCTCCTCATGAGCATTGGTCCTTTTTCTGGTATCCTTTATTCTTACTCTAAAATATTTGCTTGCATTCATGGAATCTCATCAGCTCAGGGGAAGTATAAAGCTTTTTCCACCTGTGTGCCTCACCTTTCAGCTGTCCTCTTATTTTGTTGCACAGTGTTAGGAGTGTATGTCAGCTCTTCTGCTACCCACAACTCACACTCAAGTGCAATAGCCTCAGTCATGTACACTGTGATCATCCCCATGCtaaaccccttcatctacagtctgagaaataaagatataaagagTGCTCTGAGGAGATTCTATTTGATGCCAG